In one window of Opitutus sp. GAS368 DNA:
- a CDS encoding zinc metallopeptidase has protein sequence MLIWFILIIVPLLFGLYAQYRVHSAYGKNIQIPSRGHITGREAAAAVMEGAGIHDVEIVRVEGQLSDHYDPTNKRLALSEQNYDGTSLAALGVSAHEAGHAIQDKEGYAMMNFRQVLVPAAQFAQPIAWGILSFGILLASLLGAKALGIIMLQIGVVALTVIALFQLVTLPVEFDASRRAKVQLVNLGILGRDEMEGVNETLDAAALTYVAAFVATLGNLLYLLLMLSGGGRSRD, from the coding sequence ATGCTCATCTGGTTCATCCTCATCATCGTCCCGCTCCTGTTCGGCCTCTATGCGCAGTATCGCGTGCACAGCGCCTACGGCAAAAACATCCAGATCCCGTCGCGGGGTCACATCACCGGCCGTGAGGCCGCCGCCGCCGTCATGGAGGGCGCGGGCATCCACGACGTCGAGATCGTGCGCGTGGAGGGGCAGCTGTCCGATCACTACGATCCCACGAACAAGCGGCTCGCACTGTCCGAGCAGAACTACGACGGCACGAGCCTCGCGGCGCTGGGGGTTTCCGCGCACGAGGCCGGCCACGCCATCCAGGACAAGGAAGGCTACGCCATGATGAATTTCCGCCAGGTGCTGGTGCCGGCCGCGCAGTTCGCCCAGCCCATCGCCTGGGGCATCCTGAGCTTCGGCATCCTCTTGGCCTCTCTCCTAGGCGCGAAGGCCCTCGGCATCATCATGCTCCAGATCGGCGTCGTGGCGCTCACCGTCATCGCGCTCTTCCAGCTGGTCACCCTGCCGGTCGAGTTCGACGCCAGCCGCCGGGCCAAGGTGCAGCTCGTCAACCTCGGCATCCTCGGTCGCGATGAGATGGAGGGCGTCAACGAGACCCTTGATGCCGCCGCGCTGACCTATGTCGCCGCGTTCGTCGCGACCCTCGGCAACCTGCTTTACCTGCTGCTCATGCTCAGCGGGGGCGGCCGCAGCCGGGATTAA
- a CDS encoding DeoR/GlpR family DNA-binding transcription regulator gives MRVPQHIVDLRREELRSLIRRDGFLPVNEICRRLGVSEATARRDLVAVEANGHITRTYGGALADYNSAFASHDERSGRARPAKARIAGRAVAQMPRTGTIFLDAGTTIQATARALTQRKDLSGLVVVTNSLAAASVLGGTAGVELHVVGGEFLSRQAALMGPRAIKALGDWSFDAAFLGGEGMDAAGISNSHASVAAFQQSVLRRAQQVYFCLDASKLGRATPHRVADWSRPSALISDAPPKRLAAHGIVLPPSKLLRA, from the coding sequence ATGCGCGTGCCCCAGCACATCGTCGACCTCCGCCGCGAGGAACTCCGCAGCCTGATCCGGCGCGACGGGTTCCTGCCGGTGAACGAGATCTGCCGGCGGCTGGGGGTCTCCGAGGCCACGGCCCGGCGCGACCTGGTGGCGGTCGAGGCCAACGGCCACATCACCCGCACCTACGGGGGCGCCCTGGCGGACTATAACAGCGCCTTTGCCTCGCACGACGAGCGTTCCGGCCGCGCCCGGCCGGCCAAGGCGCGCATCGCCGGGCGGGCGGTGGCGCAGATGCCGCGCACCGGCACCATCTTTCTCGACGCCGGCACGACCATCCAGGCGACGGCCCGCGCGCTGACCCAGCGCAAGGACCTGTCCGGCCTCGTGGTCGTGACCAACAGCCTCGCGGCCGCTTCCGTCCTCGGCGGGACCGCCGGGGTGGAGCTGCATGTCGTGGGCGGCGAGTTTCTCAGCCGCCAGGCGGCCCTCATGGGCCCGCGCGCCATCAAGGCGCTGGGCGACTGGTCCTTCGACGCGGCCTTCCTCGGCGGCGAGGGCATGGACGCCGCGGGCATCAGCAACTCGCACGCGAGCGTCGCCGCTTTCCAGCAATCCGTCCTGCGCCGCGCCCAACAGGTTTACTTCTGCCTCGACGCGTCCAAGCTCGGGCGCGCCACCCCGCACCGCGTCGCCGACTGGTCCCGGCCTTCCGCCTTGATTTCCGACGCCCCGCCCAAGCGCCTCGCGGCGCACGGCATCGTGCTGCCCCCGTCCAAACTTCTCCGCGCCTGA
- a CDS encoding M3 family metallopeptidase, whose amino-acid sequence MMDNPFLNRSFEIPWTQLTADRVGPAIEAVLTDAEAALARIAAGPVAQADYANSFVALEHATEPLNESWAKVTHLMSVADSAPLREAHNAMLPKVSAFFAKIPLNAGVWLRLKSAAAHPSVIALQGEHRRFVDETMADFRQQGADLPADQKARLEAVQSELAQLTQKYSENVLDATNAWELLVTDPVRLAGLPASAREAARQSALKKGQGTAAAPLWRFTLHAPSQEPVMLYAEDAELRRQVWSASAAVGRQAPHDNRELIKRILTLRQEKAALLGQPHFADLVLQRRMAKSGAAALGFIEDLHRRVTTAFARECRELEAFKADQAKAPAAALAPWETGFWAERLRRTRYDFDEEQLRPYFPMPGVLAGMFGIAGRVFGVRVSERPAGAVETWHPEVKFYDVHDRAGRHIGSFYADWHPRESKRGGAWMNSLITGGPGADGTRAPHLGLMCGNMTPPLDGKPALLTHREVETVFHEFGHLLHHLFGEVEIKSLNGTNVAWDFVELPSQIMENWCWERASLDLFARHHETGATIPDALYERMIAAKNFRSASATMRQLAFARLDLELHLNAAGYAEGDVSSRLQALLRDYLMPTEPPSPTIENRFTHIFADPTGYAAGYYSYKWAEVLDADAFTRFKREGIFNAEVGAEFVAKVLSRGNSADPMQLFTSFMGRPPDLSALLLRAGLA is encoded by the coding sequence ATGATGGACAATCCCTTTCTCAACCGGTCTTTTGAGATTCCCTGGACGCAACTCACCGCGGATCGCGTGGGACCGGCGATCGAGGCCGTGCTCACGGACGCCGAGGCCGCCCTCGCGCGGATCGCCGCCGGGCCCGTCGCCCAGGCGGACTATGCGAACAGCTTTGTCGCGCTGGAGCACGCCACGGAGCCGCTGAACGAGTCCTGGGCGAAGGTCACCCATCTCATGTCGGTGGCCGATTCCGCGCCGTTGCGCGAGGCGCACAACGCCATGCTGCCGAAAGTCTCGGCCTTCTTCGCCAAGATCCCGCTCAATGCCGGGGTCTGGTTGCGGTTGAAATCCGCCGCCGCGCATCCCTCGGTGATCGCGCTGCAGGGGGAGCACCGGCGCTTCGTCGACGAGACCATGGCGGACTTCCGTCAGCAGGGCGCCGATCTGCCCGCCGACCAGAAGGCCCGGCTCGAGGCGGTGCAGAGCGAACTCGCCCAGCTGACGCAGAAATATTCCGAGAACGTCCTTGATGCGACCAATGCCTGGGAACTGCTGGTCACCGACCCGGTCCGGCTCGCCGGCCTGCCGGCGTCCGCCCGCGAAGCCGCCCGGCAGAGTGCGTTGAAGAAGGGACAGGGCACCGCGGCCGCGCCCCTCTGGCGCTTCACTTTGCACGCCCCGTCGCAGGAACCGGTCATGCTTTACGCCGAGGATGCGGAGTTGCGCCGGCAGGTCTGGTCGGCGTCGGCCGCCGTCGGCCGTCAGGCGCCGCACGACAACCGCGAACTCATCAAGCGCATCCTCACCCTGCGCCAGGAGAAGGCCGCGCTGCTCGGCCAGCCGCACTTCGCCGACCTGGTCTTGCAGCGCCGCATGGCGAAGAGCGGCGCGGCGGCGCTTGGCTTCATCGAGGATCTGCACCGACGTGTGACCACGGCCTTTGCGCGCGAATGTCGCGAGCTTGAGGCGTTCAAGGCGGATCAGGCCAAGGCCCCGGCCGCCGCGCTCGCGCCGTGGGAGACCGGTTTCTGGGCCGAGCGGCTGCGCCGGACGCGCTACGATTTCGACGAGGAGCAGCTGCGCCCGTATTTCCCCATGCCGGGTGTGCTCGCGGGCATGTTCGGGATCGCCGGCCGCGTGTTCGGCGTTCGGGTGAGCGAGCGCCCCGCCGGGGCGGTCGAGACCTGGCATCCCGAGGTGAAGTTCTACGACGTGCACGATCGCGCCGGCCGGCACATCGGCTCCTTCTACGCCGACTGGCATCCGCGCGAGTCCAAGCGCGGCGGCGCCTGGATGAACTCCTTGATCACGGGCGGCCCCGGCGCCGACGGCACGCGGGCCCCGCATCTCGGGCTGATGTGCGGCAACATGACGCCGCCGCTCGACGGCAAGCCGGCGTTGCTCACCCACCGCGAGGTCGAGACGGTCTTCCACGAGTTCGGCCACCTGCTGCACCACCTGTTCGGCGAGGTGGAGATCAAGTCGCTCAACGGCACCAACGTCGCGTGGGATTTCGTCGAGCTGCCCTCGCAGATCATGGAGAACTGGTGCTGGGAGCGGGCCAGCCTCGACCTTTTCGCCCGCCACCACGAGACCGGCGCGACCATTCCTGACGCGCTCTATGAGCGGATGATCGCGGCGAAGAATTTCCGCAGTGCCAGCGCCACCATGCGCCAGCTGGCGTTCGCCCGGCTGGACCTCGAGCTGCACCTCAACGCCGCCGGCTACGCGGAGGGCGACGTATCATCCAGGCTGCAGGCCCTGCTCCGTGATTACCTCATGCCCACCGAGCCGCCTTCACCGACCATCGAGAACCGCTTCACCCACATCTTCGCCGATCCCACGGGCTACGCCGCCGGCTACTATTCCTACAAGTGGGCGGAGGTGCTCGATGCCGACGCCTTCACGCGCTTCAAGCGCGAAGGCATCTTCAACGCGGAGGTCGGCGCCGAGTTTGTGGCCAAGGTCCTCAGCCGGGGCAACTCGGCCGATCCGATGCAGCTCTTCACCAGCTTCATGGGCCGCCCGCCCGACCTGTCGGCCCTGCTGCTCCGGGCGGGTTTGGCGTGA
- a CDS encoding class II aldolase/adducin family protein gives MSTTTTAGIISRMLDLSHQLGREDRQLAILGEGNTSARLAPDTFVVKASGSNLGTLNEAGTAVCRFDRLLPLLDRKAMTDAAIDEALFAARVDANSRKPSVEAMFHAWLLTLPGVNFVGHTHPVAVNKILCTKHARAFATKRGCPDEIVCCGAEFVLVPYIDPGLKLAQGIRRAVVAYIKRLSRPPRVILLENHGLIALGATPEAVLAATLMANKAAEIFAGAVTLGSPRFLSAAVAARIAGRPDEHYRQQALGL, from the coding sequence ATGAGCACGACCACCACAGCCGGCATCATCTCCCGGATGCTCGACCTCTCGCACCAGCTTGGTCGCGAGGACCGCCAGCTGGCCATCCTGGGTGAGGGCAACACCTCCGCCCGGCTCGCGCCTGACACCTTCGTCGTCAAGGCCAGCGGCTCGAACCTCGGCACGCTCAACGAGGCCGGCACCGCCGTGTGCCGCTTCGACCGGCTGCTGCCGCTGCTCGACCGCAAGGCGATGACCGATGCGGCGATCGACGAGGCGCTCTTTGCCGCCCGCGTGGATGCGAATTCCCGGAAGCCCTCGGTCGAGGCGATGTTCCATGCGTGGCTGCTGACCCTGCCGGGCGTGAACTTCGTCGGCCACACGCATCCCGTGGCGGTGAACAAGATTCTCTGCACCAAACACGCGCGGGCCTTCGCCACCAAGCGCGGCTGTCCCGACGAGATCGTGTGCTGTGGCGCCGAGTTCGTGCTGGTGCCCTACATCGACCCCGGCCTGAAGCTGGCGCAGGGCATCCGCCGCGCCGTCGTCGCCTACATCAAGCGCCTCTCGCGTCCGCCGCGTGTCATCCTCCTCGAGAACCACGGCCTGATCGCCCTCGGCGCCACGCCCGAGGCTGTGCTCGCGGCGACCCTGATGGCCAACAAGGCCGCCGAGATCTTCGCCGGCGCCGTGACGCTCGGTTCGCCGCGTTTCCTTTCCGCCGCCGTCGCCGCCCGCATCGCCGGCCGGCCGGACGAGCACTACCGCCAGCAGGCGCTCGGCCTCTGA